From Patescibacteria group bacterium:
ATTTGAACAGGGAGCAAAAATGTGCGCGTACGGGAGGGTTTGGATTTTTAAAATATTGAAATGAAAAAACGTGGACTCAGAGAGTCCACGTTGTGGGGAAGGGATAGGATTAAAACTGTAACACTCTCTGCGGCGACTCATTCCGAATTGGAATAGTCTTATCAAACGCAGGATGTGGATTTTGAGGCTTGAGCTCACGATTGGCAGCCTCACGAGCTCTTCGTTCATAACCACCAGGTGTTAAATGTCTCCTGAACTTTCGATCACCGGGACGTTGTACCTGCACAACTTTTGCTTTTCCATTGATTAAAATACAACCCAAAATGTATCCATCAATGTGCACATTGGCACCACCTCTATGACGTGTCGTCACTTTTAACTTTTTCATTGAGAAACCTCATTTAGTGAACGGTACCAACTTTATTTCCTATCTATTTTATACCAAAAAATATGTGTTTTGTCAATATGTTGCTATAAAAAAGAACCCCCCAACCAGATGTGTGTCTCGTTAGGGGATTTGTTTGTGCGTTGCACGCAAAAGAATACTATACAGCGACAAGTCGCTCAAATTCTGCAACAGCTTCGGGTGCACCTTCTCCTTCCCAGCAGAGTGTTGGTTTGAATATAAAACCGAAGAACTCAGCTGTATCTTTTAAGAAGCAGATTTTAGTGAGCGCCCTATATCCATTGTTAGGAATCCGAACGAAGCGGGTGCCATTTTCTGAGTCAATCACCGACTCGGCACTAAGAGCGATTTCCCACCGTACTAGTACTCTGTCTGGAATTTCGATTTTATCATCTTTGAGGATGATCTGGTTTCCCATGACATAAATATCACAGGAAATCGTCTTTCCCGACATGCCTTCGAGCGGGACAGGTTGTAAAGCTAATTGCCAGAGAACACTTTTTTCTCGAAAGGTGTTTGTGCTAGACCAAACATCAAAGCTCTTAAAAAAAGTAGTCAATTGATGCTGTATATTTCTTAAAAATACAATGAACATGCCTTTCTCCCATAGTTGTTTAATTGTTTCTATGGTCATTACACTCTCTTAATACATTCTTGTCAACCATGTGATATGTACATATCTGCATACAGACAGGTAATTTTGATATAATTGATTTACATGTCTATGGAAATAGTTAACTCGCTGATTTTGTTTGT
This genomic window contains:
- a CDS encoding NUDIX hydrolase, with the translated sequence MKKLKVTTRHRGGANVHIDGYILGCILINGKAKVVQVQRPGDRKFRRHLTPGGYERRAREAANRELKPQNPHPAFDKTIPIRNESPQRVLQF